The following DNA comes from Hordeum vulgare subsp. vulgare chromosome 3H, MorexV3_pseudomolecules_assembly, whole genome shotgun sequence.
gacatgtctaccctctgttttttttaaagaaggatggaggtggtaggaatgtaattatctgcaactttataagggtaatgggtcattagcaatccataatctgattttagctggtatagagtagattatgagtttttaataatctatccatctagtttttataatctacaccataagctgtcctgtttgaagacataatctctactattaaagggggttgtgccgtcgtgatggttcaaccagcgGGATGGTTCGACCTCTCGTTAGCTTCCCTAGCAGTTCCACCGATTTTTTCCATCCCTCCATAAACCAATCAGTTAAATACAGAAAAGAACCGGTTGATAGAAAAAACCGAACCCCACCTTCCTCCTGATAGTGACCCTGCGCAAGCGGCAAGATTTCACGCGAAAAAACGTCACCCCCACGATCCCCTCCTCCCCGTCCCTCACAACCTTCGTTATCCTTAGAAAACTGAACGTCGGCGGCGGCTCCGAGATCTCGCCCGCCCGCTCGCCAGCCAGCCATGGACGCCGTCGACTCCGTAGTGGAACCCCTCCGCGAGTTTGCCAAGGACATCGTCCGCCTCGTCAAGCGCTGCCACAAGCCCGACCGCAAGGGTAAGGACCCGCGCGCTCGCGCGCTCCCCTCGTTTTCCGATCCGGTTCGTTTTCCTCTCTCGCCAGATCTGACCCTGATTCGGCGCGCAGAGTTCACCAGGGTGGTCGCGCGGACGACGGTCGGGTTCGTCGGCTTCTTCGTCAACCTCATCTTCATCcccatcaacaacatcatcgtCGGCTCGGGCTAGGGTACGCCCGCGTCTTGATCCCCTCCTTCGTTTTGCTGTTATCTTCCTTTGCCTGGGAGAGATCTCGTTCGGGTCCTTTTGTTTAGGTTAGATGAGATTAGATTTTTATTTTCCGAATCGAGGGAGGGCTAGATAGATATGATTTGAGTTGGTTCGGATTGAGGGTTCTTATCTTGACTCAGCATCGGCCGTTCGGTCTTGTGTATGTGATGCAGATACGAGAGGGCCCGGATGTAGGGCTCGGCTTGGAACGACGAGATTATCCTGGCCAGGTATATGTCCGTTCTGTATCTTGAGATGATTTCCATGTCGCTTGTGTAGATGAACAAACTAGGTTCAGCTTGTTCTGATGCTTAATTGGTACTTGACAAGGGTTATAATTTCTTCAGTTCTATACACTTCAAACATTTGCAACTTGAGTACTCTCTTGCTTAGTGTTTTTTACATTGTGGTGTTATGTTTGTACGAAGATGAGTGAAACAAATGTTGATACTGCAGCTCCAACATTGTATATCCACGTTGCAAGAAAATTTTCATGGTGGCTCACAGTGATGGcttggagaggaagagaagaattgtGGTGCCGTGCTCAATCTTGTATCGAGATACTGACGGCCGGCTGCAAGGTGAGGTTCCGTGTCATGGATTCCATTTTCAGGTTCAAACTTCATTCTCCCCCTTTATATTGTGGTACTTCTTCAAACAATTGAACAGATCGTTGATCATTATTGGCTTCTGGTTCACACGAAAAGGTTTGGCAAATAAACATGCAGTCGGTGGCCTTTTGTTTATTGGGTGAGGAGTAAAACATGTAAAGGCCACCAATCTTCATATTTTAACTCGGTATTACAAATACGAAACGAAATAAAGAGAGACGGCAACACATATTAGGACCATGGTATGTTGATATGTCTTGACACATGTGCTTATAATATATTTCACGCTTGCACACACTGATGCTTACAAACATGTACATATACTTACCCCTATGAACGCATGCACGCATGCCTTATCCCTATGAGCATATCTAGCAGACTGAGCCAACGTTTTAGTCTTACTATCGGCAAAAACATGGCCCCCGTGCCGCCACTTCCTTCAGGTGCCGTACTGTTCTTCCTCCCCTTCAATTGTTCCATAACCGCCAGCAGAAACAAAAGGCCCTCCTCTTTCCCACCCCATAGGCCTCATCCTCTGCCGCCCCAGGTGTCGGAGGACGATATGTGGCCGGATCTGCACAGTTGAGGTGAGGAACAGATGTGTGTAGGGGGGGAGTAGTGATGCTGGTCACTAGTCAGGGGACGGTGGTGAAGGAAGGAGCAACAAGGCTGGTGATGGGCCAGGGACCACGAGAGGATGGGGAAGGGGGACGACGTCGTGCTTCTCGCCTCCCCCCATACTCCGTGTCGGTGGTGTTGCAACTCCAGCAACAACAGTTCGTCTCCATGGTCGTCCTCCTCCCGCTTCTTTCCTCCCATGCTAATCATCTCATTTTTCTTGTTCATACCTATAGGCCATGCATGCTCTTTTTTGTTGTTCATACCTATAGAAAAATTATGGTGGTGATGATTCATATAAGTATCATGATTGCTTTTATGGAAATAGGGCTTTACTTCTCGAGATGTGGGTAGTGGTCTTCATAACTTGCCCCCTTGGACACCCTCATGTCTGAAATTTTGTCTTACCAATTTGATGTTGGTTCACATGCAGGTACAGAGAGTAGCACCATGCATTGCATGCTGACTGTTTGGTCAAGACAATGCTTTTGAGTTTCGTGAGATATGGCCTGTAGATCTGTGACATATtgaatcaaaatggcataattatgCTCTTGCATGACCACCTGATGTGACATATTGTAATGTATGAACTATTGTTCAGGCAAGGCTTTATATTGCAAGTAAACTATCCAACCAAATGAATTGTTCCAAAAATTTAATTTTCCGCCAAGGTTTTCACATGATATTCGAGTTTAACTATCTTCTTAATTATACTGCAGACACTTGAGTTGGTAGTATTAGTGTGATGAAGCATGCTGCAGTAGCAATTGAATTTGCTGACATACCATGGATTTATTTCTGCCTCTATTTGATTCTCGGTATCTTCCAGTTTAACTATCTTCTTAATTATACTGCAGATACGTGATGTTGGTAGTATGAGTGTGATGAAGCATGCTGTAGTACCAATTGAATTTGCTGACATACCATGGATTTGTCACCAATGGTGCTGATCTGAAGGTTTG
Coding sequences within:
- the LOC123440217 gene encoding protein transport protein Sec61 subunit gamma-like, with amino-acid sequence MDAVDSVVEPLREFAKDIVRLVKRCHKPDRKEFTRVVARTTVGFVGFFVNLIFIPINNIIVGSG